In the genome of Vicia villosa cultivar HV-30 ecotype Madison, WI linkage group LG7, Vvil1.0, whole genome shotgun sequence, one region contains:
- the LOC131621045 gene encoding protein EARLY RESPONSIVE TO DEHYDRATION 15-like — METLSATRTTSSSLNPNAPMFVPLAYRTVEDFSNDWWVLVQSSPWFRDYWLRERFQDPQNQNDVFSDFDIDMDEDDLFHVHQIEHQHEDGKELVSLGSLKWRGNGGWAEAPKYAEKAPKNFKPRVSPRAIHQPR, encoded by the exons ATGGAAACACTCTCTGCAACAAGAACAACCTCCTCCTCTCTGAATCCCAACGCTCCGATGTTCGTTCCACTGGCCTATCGCACGGTGGAAGATTTCTCCAACGACTGGTGGGTCCTAGTTCAATCCTCCCCTTGGTTCCGCGATTACTGGCTCCGCGAACGCTTCCAAGATCCACAGAACCAAAACGATGTGTTTTCGGATTTTGATATCGATATGGATGAAGACGATCTTTTCCATGTTCATCAAATCGAACACC AACACGAAGATGGGAAGGAGTTGGTTTCTTTGGGATCGTTGAAATGGAGAGGCAATGGTGGGTGGGCTGAAGCTCCGAAGTATGCGGAGAAGGCTCCGAAGAATTTTAAGCCCAGAGTGAGCCCACGGGCTATTCATCAGCCCAGGTAG